A window of the Polaribacter sp. HaHaR_3_91 genome harbors these coding sequences:
- a CDS encoding ferredoxin, which translates to MVVITLQRNKCIGCNYCVEVAPSQFQMSKKDGKSVLLHSIEKKGFFTIKSFDESIFYPSLEAKKACPVKIIEVKQV; encoded by the coding sequence ATGGTGGTAATTACATTACAAAGAAACAAATGTATTGGTTGTAATTATTGTGTAGAAGTTGCTCCAAGTCAGTTTCAGATGTCTAAAAAAGACGGAAAATCGGTATTGTTACATTCCATAGAAAAGAAAGGTTTTTTCACTATAAAATCTTTTGATGAATCTATTTTTTATCCTTCTTTAGAAGCAAAAAAAGCGTGTCCTGTAAAAATTATTGAAGTAAAGCAAGTTTAA
- a CDS encoding peptidase U32 family protein: protein MQKIELMAPAGNFESMQAALDNGCDSIYFGVEQLNMRARASVNFTLDDLEEISKRCSEKNVRTYLTLNTIVYDHDLSIVKTLIKRAKEANITAVIAMDQAVISMAREQQMEVHISTQINITNKETVKFYALFADTIVLSRELSLRQVKKITEAIEKDQIKGPSGRLVEVEIFGHGALCMAVSGKCYMSLHSHNSSANRGACKQNCRKKYTVIDQETGFEMELDNEYIMSPKDLCTIDFLDQVADAGIKVLKIEGRGRAPEYVAKVIKCYRDAIDSLANGTYDKEKVISWMQELEKVYNRGFWNGYYLGQKLGEWSKESGSHATQKKVYLGKGEHYFDKAKIGQFKIDAYDVALGDTILITGPTTGAQEMEVKQMFVNDVAAEKATKGDEVTMKLDFKIRRSDKLYKIVKTEFAQN from the coding sequence ATGCAAAAAATCGAATTAATGGCGCCAGCCGGTAATTTTGAATCTATGCAAGCTGCTTTAGATAATGGTTGCGATTCTATTTATTTTGGAGTAGAGCAGCTTAATATGCGAGCAAGAGCTTCTGTTAATTTTACTTTAGATGATTTAGAAGAGATTTCTAAAAGATGTTCAGAAAAAAATGTGAGAACCTATCTTACATTAAATACTATAGTTTACGACCATGATTTATCAATAGTAAAAACATTGATAAAACGTGCAAAAGAAGCAAATATTACTGCGGTAATTGCCATGGATCAAGCAGTGATTTCTATGGCGAGAGAACAACAAATGGAAGTCCATATCTCTACGCAAATTAATATTACAAATAAAGAAACTGTAAAGTTTTATGCACTTTTTGCTGATACAATTGTCTTAAGTAGAGAGTTGAGTTTACGACAAGTAAAAAAGATTACAGAAGCAATTGAGAAAGATCAAATAAAAGGACCTTCAGGCAGATTGGTTGAAGTTGAAATTTTTGGTCATGGTGCTTTGTGTATGGCAGTTTCAGGTAAATGTTATATGAGTTTGCATTCGCATAATTCATCAGCAAATAGAGGTGCTTGCAAACAAAATTGTAGAAAAAAATATACGGTTATCGATCAGGAAACTGGTTTTGAAATGGAGTTAGATAATGAGTATATAATGTCTCCTAAAGATTTATGTACGATTGACTTTTTAGACCAAGTTGCAGATGCCGGAATTAAAGTTTTAAAAATTGAAGGAAGAGGAAGAGCGCCAGAATACGTAGCCAAAGTAATTAAATGTTACAGAGATGCAATTGATAGTTTGGCAAACGGAACCTACGACAAGGAAAAAGTAATTTCTTGGATGCAAGAACTAGAAAAAGTCTATAATCGTGGTTTTTGGAATGGCTATTATTTAGGTCAGAAATTGGGAGAATGGAGTAAAGAATCTGGTTCTCATGCAACACAAAAGAAAGTTTATTTAGGGAAAGGAGAACATTATTTTGATAAAGCTAAAATTGGTCAATTTAAAATTGACGCGTATGATGTTGCTTTGGGAGATACCATTTTAATTACAGGTCCAACCACCGGAGCACAAGAAATGGAAGTTAAGCAAATGTTTGTGAATGATGTTGCAGCCGAAAAAGCAACTAAAGGAGACGAAGTTACCATGAAATTAGATTTCAAAATAAGAAGATCAGACAAGTTGTACAAGATTGTAAAAACTGAATTTGCACAAAACTAA
- a CDS encoding rhodanese-related sulfurtransferase: MQLYNKLSAIERAALIDEAGKDRLTISFYQYFKIENPQLFRDKLFLEWNELDVLGRIYVSYEGINAQLSVPSENFYALKDQLDSISFLKDIRLNVAVEHDNKSFLKLKVKVRNKIVADGLNDATFDVTAKGVHLNAAEFNAMLANPDTVCVDMRNHYESEIGHFDGAVTPDVDTFRDSLDIIEEDLKDNKEDKNLLMYCTGGIRCEKASAYYKHKGFKNVFQLEGGIIEYTRQVKEEGIENKFIGKNFVFDHRRAERITDDVVSNCHQCGKACDEHTNCANEACHLLFIQCDECAERTENTCSADCQEIIQLSFEEQKELRKGKGNSNKIFKKGRSEALKFKK, encoded by the coding sequence ATGCAACTGTACAATAAGTTAAGCGCAATAGAACGCGCTGCATTAATAGACGAAGCTGGCAAAGACCGCTTAACAATTTCTTTTTATCAATATTTTAAGATAGAAAACCCACAATTATTTAGAGATAAATTATTTTTAGAATGGAATGAACTCGATGTTTTAGGTCGAATTTATGTTTCATACGAAGGTATCAACGCTCAATTATCTGTTCCATCAGAAAACTTTTATGCCCTAAAGGACCAATTAGACAGTATTTCTTTTTTAAAGGATATTCGTTTAAATGTTGCTGTAGAGCACGATAATAAATCTTTTTTAAAGCTAAAAGTAAAAGTTAGAAACAAAATTGTTGCTGATGGTTTAAATGATGCAACTTTTGATGTTACTGCCAAAGGAGTGCATTTAAATGCTGCAGAATTTAATGCAATGTTAGCAAACCCAGATACGGTTTGTGTAGATATGCGTAATCATTACGAGAGTGAAATTGGTCATTTTGATGGTGCTGTAACTCCAGATGTAGATACCTTTAGAGATTCTTTAGATATTATAGAAGAAGATTTAAAAGACAATAAAGAAGATAAAAACTTGTTGATGTATTGTACTGGCGGAATTCGTTGTGAAAAAGCATCTGCGTATTACAAACACAAAGGATTTAAAAATGTTTTTCAGTTAGAAGGCGGAATTATAGAATACACACGTCAGGTAAAAGAAGAAGGCATCGAGAATAAATTTATCGGTAAAAACTTTGTGTTCGATCATAGAAGAGCAGAACGTATTACAGATGATGTAGTTTCTAACTGTCACCAATGCGGTAAAGCGTGTGATGAGCATACAAATTGTGCCAACGAGGCATGTCATTTATTGTTTATTCAATGTGATGAATGTGCAGAAAGAACAGAAAACACCTGTTCTGCAGATTGCCAAGAAATAATTCAGTTGTCTTTTGAAGAGCAAAAGGAATTAAGAAAAGGAAAAGGAAATAGCAATAAGATCTTTAAGAAAGGTCGTTCTGAAGCTTTAAAATTTAAAAAGTAA
- a CDS encoding aspartate-semialdehyde dehydrogenase: MKIAVVGATGMVGTVMLKVLEERNLPITELIPVASARSAGKKLSYKGKEYTIVTLEDAVKLKPDVALFSAGGDTSLEWAPKFAEVGTTVIDNSSAWRMDPTKKLVVPEINGDVLTKDDKIIANPNCSTIQLVAVLSPLHLKYKMKRVVISTYQSVSGSGVKAVQQLDNEEAGIDGEMAYPHKIGRNAIPHCDVFLENGYTKEEMKLVKEPKKILRDDSFSVTATAVRIPTAGGHSEAVNVQFENAFDLAEVRKILSETLGVIVEDDLANNVYPMAINAHDKDEVFVGRIRRDESQENTLNLWIVADNLRKGAATNTIQIAEYLIANNLV; the protein is encoded by the coding sequence ATGAAAATAGCTGTAGTAGGTGCAACTGGAATGGTGGGCACAGTAATGTTAAAAGTTTTAGAAGAGCGTAACTTACCAATAACGGAATTAATTCCTGTAGCTTCTGCAAGATCTGCTGGAAAGAAATTATCATATAAAGGGAAAGAATATACCATAGTTACTTTAGAGGATGCTGTAAAATTGAAGCCAGATGTTGCTTTGTTTTCTGCAGGTGGAGACACTTCTCTAGAATGGGCGCCTAAATTTGCAGAAGTTGGTACAACAGTTATCGATAACTCTTCTGCTTGGAGAATGGACCCAACAAAAAAATTAGTGGTTCCAGAAATTAATGGAGACGTTTTAACAAAAGACGACAAAATTATTGCAAACCCTAATTGTTCTACAATTCAGTTAGTGGCAGTTTTATCTCCGTTACATTTAAAGTATAAAATGAAACGTGTGGTTATTTCTACATATCAATCTGTTTCTGGTTCTGGCGTTAAAGCTGTGCAGCAATTAGATAATGAAGAGGCTGGTATAGATGGCGAAATGGCATATCCTCATAAAATTGGTAGAAATGCAATTCCACATTGTGATGTTTTCTTAGAAAACGGATACACAAAAGAGGAAATGAAATTGGTAAAAGAACCTAAGAAAATTTTGCGTGATGATTCTTTTTCTGTTACTGCAACTGCGGTTAGAATACCTACTGCGGGGGGACATTCTGAAGCTGTAAACGTTCAGTTTGAAAATGCCTTTGATTTAGCGGAAGTTAGAAAAATATTAAGTGAAACTCTTGGAGTAATTGTAGAGGATGACTTGGCTAACAACGTATATCCGATGGCAATAAATGCACATGATAAGGATGAAGTTTTTGTTGGACGAATTAGAAGGGATGAATCTCAAGAAAATACCTTAAATTTGTGGATCGTTGCAGACAACTTACGTAAAGGTGCAGCTACAAACACAATACAAATTGCCGAATATTTAATTGCAAATAATTTGGTATAA
- a CDS encoding ferredoxin--NADP reductase — protein MATFHKVNIHEVIRETADAVSLVFKIPGNLKSKFAFHAGQYLTLKKTINGKEVRRAYSICSSPSDSYLKVAIKAVENGTFSTYATTELKEGNFIEISEPEGLFTLETKPNKNYIAFAAGSGITPILSMVKDVLENEVSSTFTLIYGNKTVADTIFKEELDALKEANPDRFNLHYICSREQLEGSLFGRIDKAHTNFYINNSYKNTSFDAAFLCGPESMIDEVSATLTERGFAKGNIHFELFTTSIDEEAVAEIKEGTTEVIVMLDDEETTFTMNQTDDLLSASLRNNLDAPYSCQGGVCSTCMCKVTEGNAIMIKNSILTDSEIEEGLVLACQAYPTTSKISIDFDDV, from the coding sequence ATGGCAACATTTCATAAAGTAAATATACACGAAGTGATTAGAGAAACCGCAGATGCGGTTTCTCTTGTATTTAAAATACCCGGTAATTTAAAGTCTAAGTTTGCTTTTCATGCAGGGCAATACTTAACACTTAAAAAAACGATTAACGGTAAAGAAGTTAGAAGAGCCTATTCTATTTGTTCTTCTCCTAGCGATTCTTATTTAAAAGTAGCTATTAAAGCAGTAGAAAATGGTACTTTTTCTACGTATGCAACTACAGAATTAAAAGAAGGTAATTTTATTGAAATTTCTGAACCTGAAGGTCTGTTTACCCTAGAAACAAAACCTAATAAAAACTACATCGCTTTTGCTGCAGGATCTGGTATAACACCAATTCTATCTATGGTTAAAGATGTATTAGAAAACGAAGTTTCGTCTACTTTTACATTAATTTATGGTAACAAAACAGTTGCAGATACTATTTTTAAAGAAGAATTAGATGCTTTAAAAGAAGCAAATCCAGATCGTTTTAACCTACACTACATTTGTAGTAGAGAACAGCTAGAAGGTTCTTTATTTGGTAGAATAGACAAAGCACACACTAATTTCTACATTAACAATAGTTACAAAAATACTTCTTTTGATGCTGCTTTTTTATGTGGACCAGAAAGTATGATTGATGAAGTTTCTGCAACACTTACAGAACGTGGTTTTGCTAAAGGGAATATTCATTTTGAATTATTTACAACTTCTATAGACGAAGAGGCTGTAGCGGAGATAAAAGAAGGTACTACAGAAGTTATTGTAATGCTAGATGATGAGGAAACAACCTTTACTATGAACCAAACTGACGATCTATTATCGGCCAGTTTACGTAACAATTTAGATGCTCCATATTCTTGCCAAGGAGGAGTTTGTAGCACCTGTATGTGTAAGGTTACAGAAGGAAATGCTATTATGATTAAGAATTCCATTTTAACAGATAGCGAAATTGAAGAAGGATTGGTTTTAGCCTGTCAGGCATACCCTACAACTTCAAAAATTTCAATAGATTTTGATGATGTTTAA
- a CDS encoding LysE family translocator: MDIYDFKNAFLIGFFMAFMIGPVFFMLIQTSILKGARAAIAFDLGVLLGDVTFICMAYFGSRSFLEKIKDDPRLFFIGGLVLIVYGLITYFDKQNKKEALASAETIVVPVKNNYIKLFFKGYFLNFINIGVLAFWLGTVLVIGPTLNMNSNSIFWYFATIILGYAITDLGKILLAKQLKSKMTPLVIYRLKRIMGIILIICGVFLILKGFIPNDKIDNFIS, from the coding sequence ATGGATATTTACGACTTTAAGAATGCTTTTTTAATAGGTTTTTTCATGGCTTTTATGATAGGGCCTGTTTTTTTTATGCTTATTCAAACCAGTATTTTAAAAGGAGCTAGAGCAGCAATTGCGTTCGATCTTGGTGTTCTTTTAGGGGATGTTACTTTTATATGTATGGCATATTTTGGAAGTAGATCTTTTTTAGAAAAAATTAAAGATGACCCTAGACTCTTTTTTATTGGTGGCCTAGTACTTATTGTATACGGTTTAATAACTTATTTTGACAAACAAAACAAAAAAGAGGCTTTAGCATCTGCAGAAACTATAGTCGTCCCTGTTAAAAACAACTATATAAAACTGTTTTTTAAAGGTTACTTTTTAAACTTTATAAATATTGGCGTGTTAGCATTTTGGTTGGGTACCGTGTTGGTAATTGGACCTACTTTAAACATGAATTCTAACAGTATATTTTGGTATTTTGCTACCATAATTTTAGGGTATGCAATTACAGATCTTGGTAAAATACTTTTAGCAAAACAATTAAAAAGTAAAATGACTCCTTTAGTAATTTATAGACTAAAGAGAATAATGGGAATTATATTAATTATCTGTGGTGTTTTTTTAATCTTAAAAGGGTTTATACCTAATGATAAAATAGATAATTTTATCAGTTAA
- a CDS encoding cbb3-type cytochrome c oxidase subunit I, producing MSEHHHKETFVTKYIFSQDHKMISKQFLVTGMFMGIIGVFMSMLFRMQIAWPEKSFSLIEAFLGDHQTDGVMNPDMYLALVTIHGTIMVFFVLTAGLSGTFSNLLIPLQIGARDMASGFLNMVSYWMFFVSCIIMVCSLFVEAGPAAAGWTIYPPLSALPQAIPGSGMGMTLWLVSMAIFIASSLIGSLNYIATVFNLRTVGMKMTRLPLTIWAFFVTAIIGVVSFPVLLSAALLLIFDRSFGTSFYLSDIFIAGEVLHYQGGSPVLFEHLFWFLGHPEVYIVILPAMGIVSEILAINSRKPIFGYRAMIGSIIAIAFLSTIVWGHHMFVSGMNPFLGSVFTFTTLLIAIPSAVKSFNWLTTLWKGNLQLNPAMLFSIGLVSTFVTGGLTGIVLGDSALDINVHDTYFVVAHFHLVMGVSAIFGMFAGVYHWFPKMYGRMMNKTLGYWHFWLSIICAYGVFWPMHFIGLAGLPRRYYSNTAFPMFDDLSDINIVITLFALVGGFAQIFFIANFFISIYRGQKATMNPWNATTLEWTTPVDHVHGNWPGKLPEVHRWAYDYSKRVDPEDDDSEYLHGEDFVLQTVPLLEGEEPS from the coding sequence ATGTCAGAACATCATCATAAAGAAACATTTGTAACAAAATATATTTTTAGCCAAGATCATAAAATGATTTCTAAGCAGTTCTTAGTAACTGGTATGTTTATGGGAATTATTGGGGTATTTATGTCTATGTTATTTCGTATGCAAATTGCATGGCCAGAAAAATCATTTTCTTTAATTGAAGCATTTTTAGGAGATCACCAAACAGACGGTGTAATGAATCCGGATATGTACTTAGCTTTGGTAACAATACACGGTACTATAATGGTATTCTTTGTATTAACGGCTGGTTTAAGTGGTACATTTTCTAACTTGTTAATACCATTGCAAATTGGAGCTAGAGATATGGCTTCAGGTTTTTTAAACATGGTGTCTTATTGGATGTTCTTTGTTTCATGTATCATCATGGTTTGCTCTTTGTTTGTTGAAGCTGGTCCAGCAGCAGCAGGATGGACAATCTATCCTCCATTAAGTGCTTTACCACAAGCAATTCCAGGTTCTGGAATGGGTATGACGTTATGGTTAGTTTCTATGGCTATTTTTATTGCATCTTCTTTAATAGGATCTTTAAATTATATAGCAACAGTTTTTAACTTAAGAACTGTGGGAATGAAAATGACGAGATTGCCTTTAACAATTTGGGCATTCTTTGTAACTGCCATTATTGGTGTAGTTTCTTTCCCTGTATTATTGTCTGCTGCTTTATTATTGATCTTTGATAGAAGTTTTGGTACTTCTTTCTATTTATCAGATATTTTTATTGCTGGTGAAGTTTTACATTATCAAGGGGGTTCTCCTGTATTATTCGAGCACTTATTTTGGTTCTTAGGTCACCCTGAGGTATATATTGTAATCTTACCTGCCATGGGTATTGTTTCAGAAATTTTAGCCATTAATTCACGTAAACCTATTTTTGGTTACCGTGCAATGATTGGTTCTATTATAGCAATTGCTTTTTTATCTACAATTGTTTGGGGACACCATATGTTTGTATCAGGTATGAATCCTTTTTTAGGGTCTGTATTTACATTTACAACGTTACTAATTGCAATTCCATCTGCAGTAAAATCATTTAACTGGTTAACGACATTGTGGAAAGGTAATCTTCAATTAAATCCTGCCATGTTATTCTCTATCGGATTGGTTTCTACATTCGTTACAGGAGGTTTAACAGGTATTGTTTTAGGAGATTCAGCTTTAGATATTAATGTTCATGATACGTACTTTGTTGTAGCGCATTTCCACTTAGTTATGGGTGTTTCTGCTATTTTTGGAATGTTTGCTGGTGTGTATCACTGGTTTCCTAAAATGTATGGTAGAATGATGAATAAAACATTAGGATATTGGCATTTCTGGTTAAGCATCATTTGTGCTTATGGAGTTTTCTGGCCAATGCACTTTATTGGTTTAGCAGGTTTACCAAGAAGATATTATTCTAACACAGCATTTCCTATGTTTGATGATTTATCTGATATTAATATAGTAATTACATTGTTTGCCTTAGTTGGTGGTTTTGCTCAAATATTTTTTATTGCAAACTTCTTTATCTCTATTTATAGAGGTCAAAAAGCAACAATGAATCCTTGGAATGCAACTACTTTAGAATGGACAACTCCTGTAGATCATGTACACGGAAACTGGCCAGGGAAATTACCAGAAGTTCATAGATGGGCGTATGATTATAGTAAGCGTGTAGATCCAGAAGATGATGATAGTGAATATTTACATGGAGAAGACTTTGTGTTACAAACAGTGCCTTTATTAGAAGGAGAAGAACCTTCTTAG
- a CDS encoding cytochrome c oxidase subunit II has protein sequence MLALFYIFIAVAIGVSFWQITRILNLRSVIATDKDNATQGRNAIYFMVFLYAMMIYCLIFMNVVMLPESASYEGEHDDNLFDITFWLIGIVQFLMQFLIFYFTFKYKGEKGKKAKFYSDSHKLEAIWTITPAVVLVVLIGYGLWQWNNIMDLSDLEDPVVIEVYAQQFRWDARYAGEDNTLGLGNVNYIKGMNTIGVDMDDKNALDDKQVTELYLPKGRKVHFKFRSQDVLHSAYMPHFRAQMNCVPGMVTEFGFTPKYTTAEMRQQSEVVEKTAGINKIRKANGEDPYEFDYLLLCNKICGASHYNMQMKITVVEQEEYDKWIAEQPTLSSVLNNNN, from the coding sequence ATGCTAGCTCTATTTTATATTTTTATAGCTGTTGCAATCGGTGTAAGTTTTTGGCAAATAACCAGAATATTAAACTTAAGAAGCGTAATCGCTACTGATAAAGACAACGCAACCCAAGGTAGAAATGCCATTTACTTTATGGTTTTTTTATATGCAATGATGATTTATTGTTTAATCTTCATGAATGTTGTAATGTTACCAGAATCTGCTTCTTATGAAGGAGAACATGATGATAACCTTTTTGATATTACATTTTGGTTAATTGGTATTGTTCAATTTTTAATGCAATTCTTAATTTTCTATTTTACTTTTAAGTATAAAGGTGAAAAAGGAAAGAAAGCAAAATTCTATTCAGACAGTCATAAATTAGAGGCTATTTGGACCATTACTCCAGCTGTTGTTTTAGTTGTTCTAATTGGTTATGGATTATGGCAATGGAATAACATCATGGATTTATCCGACTTAGAAGATCCTGTAGTAATAGAGGTTTATGCTCAGCAGTTTAGATGGGATGCTCGTTATGCAGGTGAAGATAATACGTTAGGTTTAGGAAACGTAAACTATATTAAAGGTATGAACACTATAGGTGTTGATATGGATGATAAAAATGCTTTAGATGATAAACAAGTAACTGAATTGTATTTACCTAAAGGTAGAAAAGTTCATTTCAAGTTTCGTTCTCAAGACGTTTTGCACTCAGCTTATATGCCTCACTTTAGAGCGCAAATGAACTGTGTACCAGGTATGGTAACTGAATTTGGTTTTACTCCAAAATATACTACTGCAGAGATGAGACAACAATCTGAGGTTGTAGAGAAAACTGCAGGAATCAATAAAATAAGAAAAGCTAATGGAGAAGATCCTTATGAGTTTGATTATTTATTGTTATGTAATAAAATTTGTGGAGCTTCTCACTATAACATGCAAATGAAAATTACAGTTGTTGAGCAAGAAGAATATGACAAATGGATTGCAGAGCAGCCAACATTATCATCAGTATTAAATAATAATAATTAA
- a CDS encoding quinol:cytochrome C oxidoreductase: MYQFSGKLKTFSLALILIGLVGIGYGFYSAPKTVEEAKEVIAQQASHGDSHASSHEEVSADGHKSEAHGESHGSVDGSHDDAHAEHVLHQLKNKPWSAVYVALFFFLGITLLVLAFYAIQRVAQAGWSILLFRVMEAITANLVPTSIVMVLIVISAVMHWNHMFPWMAEGVFDPTSPNYDPIVDGKSWWINVPGWAIRSIIYLALWNAYRWFIRRNSIKEDTANDGGKTYKLSYNASVGFIFVFMITETMMSWDWIMGLDPHWFSTLFGWYVLSSLLVSALTVIALVTIYLRSKGALPGVNDSHIHDLAKYMFGFSIFWTYLWFSQFMLIWYADIPEETTYFAMRFNEYNFPFLAMVVMNFAFPVLLLLNSDFKSIPWFIVIGGVAILCGHYIDIFVMVMPGTVGDQWSFGIPEIGAILFFIGVFIYATFSSFAKASAIPTGNPFLGESKHYHYYNIEHRGEGSGDHH, translated from the coding sequence ATGTATCAATTCTCAGGTAAATTAAAAACATTCTCATTAGCACTAATACTTATTGGTTTAGTGGGAATTGGTTATGGTTTTTATTCAGCTCCTAAAACAGTTGAAGAAGCTAAAGAAGTTATTGCACAACAGGCTTCACATGGTGATAGTCATGCTAGTTCTCATGAAGAGGTTAGTGCTGATGGGCATAAAAGTGAAGCACATGGTGAAAGCCATGGTTCAGTAGATGGATCTCATGATGACGCACATGCTGAACATGTTTTACATCAGTTAAAAAATAAACCATGGTCTGCAGTATATGTAGCATTGTTTTTCTTTTTGGGAATTACTTTATTGGTATTAGCTTTTTATGCAATTCAAAGAGTTGCGCAAGCGGGTTGGTCTATTCTTTTGTTTAGGGTAATGGAAGCAATTACTGCTAACTTAGTACCAACTTCAATTGTAATGGTTCTTATAGTAATTTCGGCTGTAATGCATTGGAATCATATGTTCCCGTGGATGGCAGAAGGAGTATTTGATCCTACAAGTCCTAATTACGATCCTATTGTAGATGGTAAATCTTGGTGGATAAACGTTCCAGGTTGGGCTATTAGAAGTATTATTTATTTAGCTTTATGGAATGCATACAGATGGTTTATCCGTAGAAATTCTATAAAAGAAGATACTGCAAATGATGGAGGAAAAACGTATAAATTGAGTTATAATGCTTCTGTAGGTTTTATTTTCGTATTTATGATCACTGAAACAATGATGTCTTGGGATTGGATTATGGGATTAGACCCACACTGGTTCTCTACATTATTCGGTTGGTATGTTTTATCTAGTTTATTAGTAAGTGCATTAACGGTAATTGCTTTAGTTACAATATATTTACGTTCTAAAGGAGCTTTACCTGGTGTAAACGATAGTCACATTCATGATTTAGCAAAATATATGTTTGGTTTTTCTATCTTTTGGACATACTTATGGTTTTCTCAATTTATGTTAATCTGGTATGCAGATATTCCAGAGGAAACTACTTATTTTGCAATGAGATTTAATGAATATAACTTTCCTTTCTTAGCAATGGTAGTAATGAACTTTGCTTTTCCTGTATTGTTATTATTAAATAGTGACTTTAAAAGTATTCCTTGGTTTATCGTTATTGGAGGTGTTGCAATTCTTTGCGGTCATTATATTGATATTTTTGTTATGGTTATGCCAGGTACTGTTGGTGATCAATGGTCTTTCGGTATCCCTGAAATTGGTGCAATATTGTTCTTCATAGGAGTATTTATATATGCTACTTTTAGTTCTTTTGCAAAAGCAAGTGCTATACCAACTGGTAATCCTTTCTTAGGAGAAAGTAAACATTACCACTATTATAATATTGAACACAGAGGTGAAGGTTCAGGAGATCATCATTAA
- a CDS encoding cytochrome c produces MKNFKLIIALFTLTSIISCNDKTKPQLQFMPDMYVSVPYDVNGANGLNGEPVNSKPVAGTIARGGHATYDIPNTNEGYELSKLTVTNPLETTEESLANGKAMYEIYCATCHGKAGDGNGVLSQRDKFSGIPNYKDRDINTGSIYHVIMHGKNLMGSHASQTTYTERWQIVQYVEKLRSEL; encoded by the coding sequence ATGAAGAATTTTAAATTAATTATCGCTTTATTTACGCTTACAAGTATCATTTCTTGTAATGATAAAACTAAGCCGCAATTACAATTTATGCCAGATATGTACGTATCTGTGCCTTATGATGTAAATGGAGCCAATGGTCTTAATGGAGAACCTGTAAATAGTAAACCTGTTGCAGGAACAATTGCAAGAGGCGGACATGCTACTTATGATATCCCTAATACAAATGAAGGGTATGAATTGTCTAAACTTACGGTTACTAATCCTTTAGAAACTACAGAAGAAAGTTTGGCAAATGGAAAAGCAATGTACGAGATTTATTGTGCAACTTGTCATGGAAAAGCAGGAGATGGTAATGGAGTTTTATCTCAAAGAGATAAATTTTCTGGTATCCCTAATTATAAAGATAGAGATATTAACACAGGGAGTATTTATCATGTAATTATGCACGGTAAAAACTTAATGGGTTCACATGCATCTCAAACAACGTATACAGAGCGTTGGCAAATAGTACAGTACGTAGAAAAATTACGTTCAGAATTATAA
- a CDS encoding DUF3341 domain-containing protein translates to MESSKVIHAFYNDDEVLMDAVKAVKAEHLHIEEVFCPFPVHGLDKAMGLAPTRLAITAFLYGITGLAFAIWMTNYMMIQDWPQDIGGKPNFSWWANMPAFVPIMFELTVFFAAHLMVITFYMRSRLWPFKEAENPDPRTTDDHFLMEIPVNNNEAKIIDLLASTGAVEINVVDKH, encoded by the coding sequence ATGGAATCATCAAAAGTTATTCACGCATTTTATAATGATGACGAAGTTCTAATGGACGCAGTGAAAGCTGTTAAAGCAGAACATCTTCATATAGAGGAAGTATTTTGTCCTTTTCCTGTTCATGGATTAGACAAAGCAATGGGATTAGCACCAACAAGATTAGCAATTACTGCATTTTTATACGGAATTACAGGATTAGCATTTGCTATTTGGATGACTAATTACATGATGATTCAAGATTGGCCACAAGATATTGGTGGTAAGCCAAATTTTTCTTGGTGGGCAAACATGCCTGCGTTTGTGCCAATTATGTTTGAATTAACAGTGTTTTTTGCAGCTCACTTAATGGTAATTACTTTTTATATGAGAAGTAGATTATGGCCATTTAAAGAAGCTGAGAATCCAGATCCAAGAACTACAGATGATCATTTTTTAATGGAAATCCCTGTAAATAACAACGAAGCTAAAATTATTGATTTATTAGCTAGTACAGGAGCTGTAGAAATTAATGTAGTAGACAAGCACTAA